Part of the Paenibacillus kyungheensis genome, ACAATCGTTAACATCTTCTATGCCTTGATGTTATAACGTATCTTCTGACAAGTTCGATATCATCTGTATCCTCAGGTGAAATATCTTTGAGCAGATTGTTTTCCCCTATGCTATGTTTATGGTACATTTATAAAAAAGAACTGTATGTGAGTATAAGTTCTTACGGGAATAGGGGGATCATCATCATGGCTGTAGATGAGAATTATCAGCGTAAGCTAGAAGATCAAAAGCGTTTATTTAAACAGTTGGGGATTAAGTTCGATGCACTTACGATTCATGAAAAAGATTTTGCGACCAAAATGCGTGGCTATTCTCAAGAAGAAGTCGACTTTTTTCTAGATGATGTTATTTTAGATTATGAGCGTTTTTACAAAGTCATTACAGACTTGCTTGATAAATATAATGAACTTCAACGTCGTCAGACATATGAAAGCGAGCGAGCTTCTGCACGTATGAAAGAGGTTGAAGATTCAGTAGATCGCAGTATTGTAACCGATGCTATTGGAACACTGGAGAGAACGATTGATCAGCTCAAAGTTCGCTTGCGTGATAGTGATAACAAAAAAATGATCTAACACATTACTAAAATATAAAACAAAAAGCTGCTTTCTGTCATCATAACAGGAAGCAGCTTTTTGGCATCAATACGATTAGATATCCAGTACAGATTGCAAAAGATTACATTTTTCTACAAGTGAAGATTCTTGCGAAAGAAAAGAGAACATCGCTTTGAGCATTCCTTTTCGTTGATGAGTACTTAATATTTCTTGTTCTAGCTCGTGTAGAACCTGACGATAATCTTCTTTTTGCTCATCAGAGACTTGCAGATGATGCAGTAATCTTTTGAGGTCTAGCAGGGCATCATGAATAATAATCCCTTTAAAAACAGGGCTTTCTTTAATATGTTCAGGATCTACTTTAAGCTGCTTCCAATCCCAGATCGGTACATAATTATATTTTATCATGCCTTTGATCCATATATCGATTGTATTCCCCAGAAGGGCAGCAAATTCTTCGTCTGTAGTATTCGGTTTGAGACCCATCATCGGTAAAATCAAGTACTGCATCATCATGCCGCGAATCATAAAAATAACATCATAAGCAAAAGGTTCAACCTGTTCACCATAGATATCTACCAGACAATCGGTAGTCCATTTGCTTAGTTTGAATTCTACAATCAAAAAAGCTTCGATTAGCTTTTCGCTATGAAATAAACTTTTATCATGCATCGACATCATCATCGTATGGAATTTGGTATCTAACGAATTTTGTAAATAAATACGGACAAATTCAGCAATTTTTTGCTCGGAAGCTAGCTGAGTATCAGAATACATGATACGAATCGCTTCATCGATTTTGCGTCCATGCATCATTACGGTAGCCACTAGCACATCTTCTTTACTTTGAAAAAATTTATAAAAAGAAGCTTTGGCTATTCCGCTTTCCTTCGCAATCTCATCTACGGAAGTAGCTGTATACCCTTTTACGGAAAAGAGTTGAAGTGCTACTTCAATAATTTCATCTTCTTTGTTTTTCAAGTGCACATCTCCTTTACCGCTACGTCATCACGTCATTATAAAATAAGAACAGGCTCTTTGAAAAGAAGCCTGTTCTTATCCAGTACACATTCATATCTACAGAATAATTCGATTACACTTTTTTACTTAAATTCAACTTTTCACGACGTTGTTGCTTGCGTTCTAATTTACGGGCTGCTTTTTTATCTTTCCGTCTAGCAACAACCATGTATAAGGAAGGCACTACAAACAATGTCAAAATCGTTGAGAATACAAGACCGAAAATAATAGTAACCCCAAGCGGTCGGAACAATAGTTCACCGACAGTAGCGATAGGAATCATACCCACAATCGCTGTCAACGAGGTAAGAAGAATAGGGCGGAAACGAGCAGATGCCGCAGAGATAATAGCATCGGTTAGTTCCATACCTTCATGCCTTGCATCTTCTATAAATTCGATTAATACGATACCGTTCCTTACAACAATTCCGGCGAGTGCTATAATCCCCATGACTGACATAAATCCGATCGGTGTACGAGTAATAAATAATCCTAATATACCGCCCGCAGCCGCTAGATAGACTGTAGTCATAATAATCATCGGAATCGAAAGCGAGTAGAACTGAATCATAATTAAGATAATGATCAGGAAGATAACGACTACAAACAGTTGCCCCAAATCAGTAAAGGTATCTGTTTGGCTGGACGTTGCTCCACCGACATCCCATGTGTATCCTTCAGGGAAATTAATTTGTTGTATTTTAGGTTCTAATTCCTGCATAACTTCTGTAGCGGTACGTCCATTCGCATCTGCCTCAATCGTATTCACTCGTGTTAAGTTATAACGATCGATTTGTTGAATCGCAAATGATGGTTTCATTTCAACCACTTGTGATAATGGAATCTGAGTTCCAGCAGAGTTAGTAATACTGACTTGTTGGAATAGTGCTGTTGGACTAGCGTTTGTAGAATCTTTCATATAAAGCTTGATATCGATCAGGTCTTCACCGTTATCAAAGTCACCTACACTAATACCGCTACCCATCATCAATAGTGTACGTGTTAAGTTCTCATAACTCACTTTATATTGATCCATCGCTTGTTTATTAACGACAAAGTTCAAAGCATAATTTTCGACACCAATACTATCAGTAATACCATATGTTCCTGGTGTATCAGCAATCGCAAGTTTCACTTTATCTGTCAAACTACGAATTTCTTCTAGATCATCACCTAGAATACGGATCGATACTGCTTTACCTACAGAGACACCCAAATCTGTAGCTTTTACAGAGATACTGATACCTGGATAATCTTTTTTAAGTTGATCAGACCATTGTTCTGACGCTGTAGCTACATCGAGCTTATGTTCTTCACCGGTGACTAGAATCTGTCCGGTCGTTACACCACCGCCACCTAGACTAAGGTTGGTAAATAACTGAGGTGCACCGCCACCAGAAGCATAAGCTATATTTTCAACACCTGGCTGTTTTTTGACCCATTTCGCAACGCCTTGTACGACTTCATCTGTTTTCTGTAAAGAAGTACCTGTAGGCAACGATACATTGATCGTTAACTGAGGATCAGATGAACTTGGGAATAGCTCGATTGGTGTAAAAGCAGCTAACCCGTAAGCAAGTGTACTCACAATAAGTCCTGTTAAAGCGACAATTAATGGACGTTTTAACACTTTAGGCATTAATTTTTTAGCATAGCCATTCGTTAACGATTGGATTTGTTTACCTAATAGTCCAGCAGGTTTTTCTGTGCCATGTGTTTTACCTTGTTCATTACGACGCTCTTCATACCATTCACGGAAAATAGGAATGATCGTTAATGCCATAATCATCGAAGCTAACATACATAACGAGATAATCGTTGGAATCGGACGAATAAATGATCCCATATCGCCTTCAAGCAACATTAATGGAGCAAAAGCCGCGATTGTTGCTAATGTAGCAGTAATAATAGAGATCGATACTTCTTTGGTACCGTTTATAGCTGCATCGGTCGGGCTTTCTTTGAGTACGGTTAATCGTCGTTCAATGTTATCATTCACAACAACCGCATCATCGACCAGTATCCCCAGTACGATAATCAATCCTACAATCGTAATCTGATTCAGCGATATTCCCAGAGTAGGCAAAAGAATCAGACCGAGTGCGATTGAGACTGGAATAGCCAAAGCTACAAAAGAAGCTGTTAACCAGTTCAATCCCAACATACAAATAATAATAACCGCCAAAATCGCAATTAACATTTCACGAATCAAATCATTGAAAATACGATCTACTTCATTTTTTTGAGCAAATAGGGAAGTAATCTTGATGTTAGCAGGCAATGTTTTTTCAAGTGAAGACATTTTTTCTGCTACACGCTCATGCATTGTAGGTACATCAGAACCTGTTTCACTACTGATATCGAGTGAAATTGCAGGTACACCGTTGTAATATCCTAAGTACGTTTCTTTATCCGTTACCAATTGCACATTAGCTATGTCTTTAACATAAACAGGAATACCGGCTTCTGTTTGAAAAACAACAATATTTTTGAGGGAATCTACATCATGAGATTCATCAACCGTTAATTGATAAGTACGTGATTGGTAGGCAATATCACCTGTAGGTACACGGTTATTTTCAGACTGGATCGCTTGCATAACCGATTCCCACGAAATATTGTACTGTTTTAACTTCGCCATATCAGCGTCTACTCGAACTTGCTGATCCGGGATACCTTTAATCGCTACATCGGTAATACCCGGTACAGAGCGAAGTTGGTCACGCCATGTATTCATAAGATCACTTAAAGCATAAATATCTTCTTTGGTTTTGCCATATACAGCAAACGATTGAACAAATGTCTGTGTTAAATTGTCATTAACGACAGGCGTGTTAGCATCAGAAGGAAGTTCGCCTTCAGCATCTTGCACTTTACGGCGTAACTCACTCCATGTGTCTTTAGCGTTTGCTGAGGGAAGAGCTTGAATCACGATACTGGATACTCCGTTACTGGAAGTAGAAGAGATCGTATCCAGATTGGTAACTTCTTTAATCTTCTGCTCTAACACTTTGGTGACCGTTTGTTCCATTAACTCTGGAGTTGCACCAGGATAAGTAGTGGTAACTGTTGCTGTTTTTACAACGATATCTGGCATTAATTGTTTAGGCAACTGCAATGCACTTACGATACCGAAAAGGATAAGCATGATAAAGAAGACAAGCGTAATTTTACGCTTTTTGACGATATATTTGATCATTTAGTGGTCGCCTCACTTACTGTAAGGGCATCTCCATTAAATAAACGGTCGGCTCCTTGAGTCACCACCTGATCGCCTACTTTTAAGCCTTTAGTAATCTGATAACGATTGTCGTATAGATTACCAATTTCAACAGGGGTTTGGACAGCTTTACCATTTACATTTTTGAATACATACGGTTCAGAGCCTGTACTTACAACCGCTTCTACAGGAATGGCGATTCCTTTTAATGAAGCAGCTTGACGAGAAGCTTTGACAACCTGACCTGGTTTCCAATCTAATTTAGGATTATCAATCGTTACTTCTGCATTGATAGAACCTGTATTTTCATTGGTGGCAGGATAAAGCTTTGTGACTTTGCCTGTACGTGCTTCATCATAAAGGTTTAAGCTAACTTGTTGTCCAACTTTCCACTTACTGATTTCACTATCTGCAATAGGAAGCAACACTTTAAGTTTGTTAATTTCACCAAGTGTAAACATAGCTGTACCCGCAGTTACCGTTTGTCCATTAGAAATCGTTTTTTCTAACACGACACCGGATACAGGAGCAGCAAGTCCTACTCTAGATAAATTCAATTGAGCCGTTTCTTTAGCAATAACAGCTTGTTCATAACTTGCTTGTGCCTGGCTAATACCCGCATTTGCTTGTTCGATACCTGCATTTGCTTGCTCAATTCCTGAATTGGCTTGCTCTACACTAGCAACAGCACTTTGACGACCAACTTCAGCTTCTTTAACCGTAGAAGCAGCTGCTGCACGATCTGATGCGCTTGCTCCTTCTAATAGAAGAGAAAGTTGTTCTTTGGCGTCATTCAGACTGTCTTGCGCTGTAGCAAGAGTCGTTTGAGCTTGTTCATTTTCTTGTTGCGTTAATAAACCATTTTGAAATAGTGTTTTGGCACGATCGGCTGCTGTTTTGGCTTGATTGTAAGCAGTTTGTGCTTTGTTCACTGCATTTTGTGATTGTGCTTTTTCTTGTGTACGAGCTCCAGCGGCTACGCCTTGCTCACGAACTTTCGCACTTTGAATTTGTGCATCCGCAGATGCGATACCTGCTTGAGCTGCTTGTTTGGCGGCTTGCGCATTGCTAAGAGAAGCTTGTGCGCTGGTAAGAGAAGCTTGTGCGTTGCTGAGGGATGCTTGAGCTGCGGCAACACTTTGGTTGGCATTGTCGAGATCAAGTTGTAAATCTGCGCTATCTAGTTGGGCTAAACTTTTCCCTTTTGTAACCTGATCTCCAATATCGGCATTCACTGAAGTGACTGTTCCACCGATTTTAAAAGAAACAGGGGTCTCATCATATGCTTGTAGGGTGCCTGATAAGTCATAGACCGCATCTAATGTTACTTCTTTGACGGCTGTGACTTCGACACTACTACTTGCCGGCTCCACTGCAGCTTTCTCTGTTGAACATGCTGTCAAACTAACAGCTAACAGAATCGCTGTAAAGGCCGTTGGCCAGCTTTTTTTCATAGTTACAGTATCCTCCTCTGAACTCACCAGTTTAATTTATACTCTATAGTTCATGGCTGAATTATAGATTGTTTTTACGGTGCTTGTCAATTGTATCAAACTAAATTTGAACCGACCTCAACCTCTGGATGTAGATTTGGATAAGATAAATTAAATCTAAAAGTGGATGCTTCATTTATGCAGAATAAGATTGTGAATATTGTGTGACGAATGGTAAGATTGTAGTATCATAATATATACAATATATGGAAGAGAAGGTGATTCATTGTGAGACCGACAGATCATTATGATCCAGATCAGAGGAACAATAATACGCCAAATCACAAACTTCATTATATAAATACAAAGCCTGCTATGGTGCGAGAAAAAATACACCTTTTACTTGCTGCGTCTATTTTAGTAGCACTGGTGGTCATTTTATTAGAGTGGACTTAAGGAAAGATATATCTGAAGGTATAATTTTATTTTAAAATAATGTTTGAACAAGGATTACGTATATGTCATTTAAGGTATATAATATAGAGGTAGAGTATTCATACATTTATATAAGTAGAAGAAACGATTTTTTAAATCAAACTTATTTTTAATTATAAATGATTTATTGAATTGTAGTTGATTTATTTTGTTAGTAATGCTAAATTAATTTTATTAGCTATACTAAATGTTTTTGGCAGAAGCATTCATTTGCGAGTGAAAGTATTTTTTTGAATATATGAAAAGAGGTAATATGGATATGAAAAAAGGAATGGTCGGCGCTTCTCTTCTGGCTATGGTACTTGTAGCATCTCAACCACTAACTATGGCTCATGCTGCGGATGCAATACCGACTCCAGTTGTAACAGACACAACAGCTACCCCAGCATCACAATTAACGATCTCTGGAGCAGGCGAATTGAAAAAGCTTGATACTTTGGATCTAAATACAGTTATCAATCTAGCACTAAATGATTCTTATAACCTTGCACTTCTTCAATTAAAATATAAAGTGTTAGATCAACAAAATGCGAGTCTAGGTGTAAATCTAGTTGACTTGAATAATAGCTTTAATATTCAAGCAGGTAATGGCTCTCCTGTATTGCATGTTCCATCTGATAATGGTAGTGGTACAGATTCAGGTGTTAATGGTGATGATTCACAAAGTGGTTCTGTAACTACAGTAAGTCCTTCACTAAAAGCTGCTAATACAGTGAGCGCTCAAGCAGAAGATGCTACGCCAGCTGCAACAACAGACAATAGTGGTTCTGGATCTGCTAGTGCTACAGATGCTGCTGATCCTACACCAGAACCTACTCCTACGCCTGAACCATCAAAGCCAGATCCAAGTGATGCTTACGAGCAACAATTAAAAGAACTTCAAGATGCTGTAGGTAAAATTTCGGATGGACTAAATAAAAGTGCAGCCGCTCAAAACACACAACTTGAAACTTCTCGTAAAACATTAGAAAAAAATATTAACAGCTTGGATACTCAAAAAGAAAATACAGAACTTCAAATCAATGAAGCTAAAGAAGGTATCAAACTTGGTATGACAGGTCAATATGTACAACTGTTGGCAAGTCAAAAACAAGTTCAATTGTCTAAAGACTATATCGATGTATTGACTCGTGATGTACAACGTGCTCAAACATTACAGTCTCTAGGATCAGGTACACAAGAAGATATCGATAAAGCAAATCGTGCTTTGTTAGCAGAAAAAGATAACTTAACTAATCTTGAAGATGCGTACCAAAAAGCATTGATTACTATTTCATTTGATCTAGGTATTGAATACAATCCAAATATTCAATTAACAGATATTGATGTAACTGTAGAACCGGTTACAAAGAAAAATGTAGATACAATCTTGTCTTCTTCATACCAAGTACAGACGCTTGCTAATGGCATTGTTCAAGCTCAATGGGAAGAAGATAACCAAGATAAAAATGCAGCCAACAGCTTTGATGAGCAAGCAACCAAAGCAAATACTGAAATTGCTAGACAACAATTGACTCAAGGTAAAATTGATTTGGCTAAATCTATCGAATCAAGTTACACTGATGCAGATACAGCATATAAAAGTGTTGTAACCGCGCAACGTACAGTAAGTGATGTGACTCTGGATAATACCAATATGCAGATTCGTTACAACGCTGGCGTAGTAACAAAATACGATTTTGATAAATTCCAATATCAAGTGCATGTAGATCAAGTGAAACAAGACTTGGCTAAACTACAATTTTATGTACAACAAGCTAAAGTACAAGCTATGGAAAATGGATATATTGCAGCTTCTTCTAGTGCTGCTGCTTCCGGTGCTTCATCTGCTTCTAGTGCAGGTTAAGTATTATCTATTCAACAAAAAAAGCCTATCCTTTGTATAAAGGGTAGGCTTTTATATATATATATATGATTTTACTAAACGCACGATTATATAGCGATTATGCTTCAGAAGCACCTTCTGTCCATTCGCTTAATTTGCGATCAGAAGGAAGTAAGAACGTGATGACTCCAAGTAATGGCAAAAAGCTACATAACTGCATGACAGGCGAGATCCCTATTTTATCAATCCAGTTACCTACGACTAAGGCTCCAAGTCCGCCTAATCCAAAAGCCAATCCTGTAATCAATCCAGATACAGTACCAATTTTGCCAGGGATAAGCATTTGAGCATAGACGACAGTGACTGAAAAGCTAGAAATAAGAATAAATCCGATAATCGTTAACAATACGCCGCTCCAAAATAAATTAGCATACGGCAAAATCAAAGCTAAAGGTGCTGAACCTGCCATCGATGCAAAAATAAGATTTCGTTTTCCAAAACGATCTGCTAGTGTACCACCGAAAAAAGTACCTAAAGCCCCAGCCGCTAAAAATAGAAAAATGTAAATCTGTGCATCGCCTACACTTAGTCCAAAACCTTCGATTAGATTAAAGCTATAATAACTCGCAATCGAAGACGAATACCAGGAGCGCACAAAAACAAGTGAAATTAAAATAATCATCGCAAATGCAATTCGATTTTTCAGTTCAGGGCGAATTTTTCCAGCATTGCGATGCTTTTTGGCAAAACTTTCACTACGAATCGTTCGTCCATACCAGCGTGCGATAAAGATTTGAACAATAATTCCTGCGGCTGCGACTCCGGTGAATCCGATAGCTCCGAATTGACCATACGGTACAAAGATCAGTGAAGTGAGCAGGGGAGCTAGTGATTGTCCTGCATTACCACCCACCTGAAAAATAGACTGAGCTAATCCTCTTCGATTCCCGGCCGCCATATGGGACACTTTGGAACCTTCAGGATGAAAAGTTGCTGACCCTAATCCGACAAATACTACAGCTAGCAACACTGCCGAATAAGAACTTGCATAAGCAAGTAATAACATGCCTGTAAATGTAAATCCCATTCCGATAGGCAGGAGAGAAGGGGTAGGACGCTTATCTGAA contains:
- a CDS encoding efflux RND transporter permease subunit yields the protein MIKYIVKKRKITLVFFIMLILFGIVSALQLPKQLMPDIVVKTATVTTTYPGATPELMEQTVTKVLEQKIKEVTNLDTISSTSSNGVSSIVIQALPSANAKDTWSELRRKVQDAEGELPSDANTPVVNDNLTQTFVQSFAVYGKTKEDIYALSDLMNTWRDQLRSVPGITDVAIKGIPDQQVRVDADMAKLKQYNISWESVMQAIQSENNRVPTGDIAYQSRTYQLTVDESHDVDSLKNIVVFQTEAGIPVYVKDIANVQLVTDKETYLGYYNGVPAISLDISSETGSDVPTMHERVAEKMSSLEKTLPANIKITSLFAQKNEVDRIFNDLIREMLIAILAVIIICMLGLNWLTASFVALAIPVSIALGLILLPTLGISLNQITIVGLIIVLGILVDDAVVVNDNIERRLTVLKESPTDAAINGTKEVSISIITATLATIAAFAPLMLLEGDMGSFIRPIPTIISLCMLASMIMALTIIPIFREWYEERRNEQGKTHGTEKPAGLLGKQIQSLTNGYAKKLMPKVLKRPLIVALTGLIVSTLAYGLAAFTPIELFPSSSDPQLTINVSLPTGTSLQKTDEVVQGVAKWVKKQPGVENIAYASGGGAPQLFTNLSLGGGGVTTGQILVTGEEHKLDVATASEQWSDQLKKDYPGISISVKATDLGVSVGKAVSIRILGDDLEEIRSLTDKVKLAIADTPGTYGITDSIGVENYALNFVVNKQAMDQYKVSYENLTRTLLMMGSGISVGDFDNGEDLIDIKLYMKDSTNASPTALFQQVSITNSAGTQIPLSQVVEMKPSFAIQQIDRYNLTRVNTIEADANGRTATEVMQELEPKIQQINFPEGYTWDVGGATSSQTDTFTDLGQLFVVVIFLIIILIMIQFYSLSIPMIIMTTVYLAAAGGILGLFITRTPIGFMSVMGIIALAGIVVRNGIVLIEFIEDARHEGMELTDAIISAASARFRPILLTSLTAIVGMIPIATVGELLFRPLGVTIIFGLVFSTILTLFVVPSLYMVVARRKDKKAARKLERKQQRREKLNLSKKV
- a CDS encoding TolC family protein; amino-acid sequence: MKKGMVGASLLAMVLVASQPLTMAHAADAIPTPVVTDTTATPASQLTISGAGELKKLDTLDLNTVINLALNDSYNLALLQLKYKVLDQQNASLGVNLVDLNNSFNIQAGNGSPVLHVPSDNGSGTDSGVNGDDSQSGSVTTVSPSLKAANTVSAQAEDATPAATTDNSGSGSASATDAADPTPEPTPTPEPSKPDPSDAYEQQLKELQDAVGKISDGLNKSAAAQNTQLETSRKTLEKNINSLDTQKENTELQINEAKEGIKLGMTGQYVQLLASQKQVQLSKDYIDVLTRDVQRAQTLQSLGSGTQEDIDKANRALLAEKDNLTNLEDAYQKALITISFDLGIEYNPNIQLTDIDVTVEPVTKKNVDTILSSSYQVQTLANGIVQAQWEEDNQDKNAANSFDEQATKANTEIARQQLTQGKIDLAKSIESSYTDADTAYKSVVTAQRTVSDVTLDNTNMQIRYNAGVVTKYDFDKFQYQVHVDQVKQDLAKLQFYVQQAKVQAMENGYIAASSSAAASGASSASSAG
- a CDS encoding TetR/AcrR family transcriptional regulator yields the protein MKNKEDEIIEVALQLFSVKGYTATSVDEIAKESGIAKASFYKFFQSKEDVLVATVMMHGRKIDEAIRIMYSDTQLASEQKIAEFVRIYLQNSLDTKFHTMMMSMHDKSLFHSEKLIEAFLIVEFKLSKWTTDCLVDIYGEQVEPFAYDVIFMIRGMMMQYLILPMMGLKPNTTDEEFAALLGNTIDIWIKGMIKYNYVPIWDWKQLKVDPEHIKESPVFKGIIIHDALLDLKRLLHHLQVSDEQKEDYRQVLHELEQEILSTHQRKGMLKAMFSFLSQESSLVEKCNLLQSVLDI
- a CDS encoding efflux RND transporter periplasmic adaptor subunit codes for the protein MKKSWPTAFTAILLAVSLTACSTEKAAVEPASSSVEVTAVKEVTLDAVYDLSGTLQAYDETPVSFKIGGTVTSVNADIGDQVTKGKSLAQLDSADLQLDLDNANQSVAAAQASLSNAQASLTSAQASLSNAQAAKQAAQAGIASADAQIQSAKVREQGVAAGARTQEKAQSQNAVNKAQTAYNQAKTAADRAKTLFQNGLLTQQENEQAQTTLATAQDSLNDAKEQLSLLLEGASASDRAAAASTVKEAEVGRQSAVASVEQANSGIEQANAGIEQANAGISQAQASYEQAVIAKETAQLNLSRVGLAAPVSGVVLEKTISNGQTVTAGTAMFTLGEINKLKVLLPIADSEISKWKVGQQVSLNLYDEARTGKVTKLYPATNENTGSINAEVTIDNPKLDWKPGQVVKASRQAASLKGIAIPVEAVVSTGSEPYVFKNVNGKAVQTPVEIGNLYDNRYQITKGLKVGDQVVTQGADRLFNGDALTVSEATTK
- a CDS encoding MFS transporter yields the protein MSLPSLTKKINNASPGSTANQTIFGVLLAISLVHLFNDSMQSVIPAIFPILKETMNLSYTQIGWIAFAINFTASIMQPVVGLFSDKRPTPSLLPIGMGFTFTGMLLLAYASSYSAVLLAVVFVGLGSATFHPEGSKVSHMAAGNRRGLAQSIFQVGGNAGQSLAPLLTSLIFVPYGQFGAIGFTGVAAAGIIVQIFIARWYGRTIRSESFAKKHRNAGKIRPELKNRIAFAMIILISLVFVRSWYSSSIASYYSFNLIEGFGLSVGDAQIYIFLFLAAGALGTFFGGTLADRFGKRNLIFASMAGSAPLALILPYANLFWSGVLLTIIGFILISSFSVTVVYAQMLIPGKIGTVSGLITGLAFGLGGLGALVVGNWIDKIGISPVMQLCSFLPLLGVITFLLPSDRKLSEWTEGASEA
- a CDS encoding DivIVA domain-containing protein, which gives rise to MAVDENYQRKLEDQKRLFKQLGIKFDALTIHEKDFATKMRGYSQEEVDFFLDDVILDYERFYKVITDLLDKYNELQRRQTYESERASARMKEVEDSVDRSIVTDAIGTLERTIDQLKVRLRDSDNKKMI